A stretch of Thermoanaerobacter uzonensis DSM 18761 DNA encodes these proteins:
- the hcp gene encoding hydroxylamine reductase, which yields MSMFCYQCQEASKGIGCTVRGVCGKTDDVANLQDLLIFTLKGISFLNLKAREAGVNKEKTDKFLFEGLFSTITNVNFDRNFFINKIKEAVALREEIKEDLKKAGVEVDESCEAINWVYDTDEDIEAIAAEVGVLSTKDEDIRSLRELITYGVKGMAAYAYHAYQLGYKDDNIFRFMEKALAKVLDDSLTADDYVALAMETGKYGVDTMALLDKANTSTYGHPEITKVNIGVRNNPGILISGHDLKDLEQLLEQTAGTGVDVYTHGEMLPAHYYPAFKKYTHFVGNYGNAWWQQDKEFELFNGPILMTTNCLVPPKDSYKDRVYTTGVVGFEGVKYIPEGPDGKKDFSEIIEHAKRCKPPVEIERGEIIGGFAHNQVLELADKIVEAVKTGAIKRFFVMAGCDGRMKSRTYYTEFAKALPKDTVILTAGCAKYRYNKLNLGDINGIPRVLDAGQCNDSYSLAVIAMKLKEVFSLSDINELPISYNIAWYEQKAVIVLLALLYLGVKNIHLGPTLPAFLSPNVTKVLVDKFGIGGITNVEDDMKMFMGE from the coding sequence ATGAGTATGTTTTGTTATCAATGTCAAGAAGCTTCAAAAGGCATAGGGTGTACAGTACGAGGCGTATGCGGTAAGACAGACGATGTTGCAAATCTTCAGGATTTGCTGATTTTTACATTGAAAGGCATATCGTTTTTAAATTTAAAAGCAAGAGAGGCAGGAGTAAATAAAGAGAAGACGGACAAATTCCTTTTTGAGGGATTATTTTCCACAATAACTAACGTTAATTTTGACAGAAACTTCTTTATTAACAAAATAAAAGAAGCTGTTGCATTAAGAGAAGAAATAAAAGAAGACCTTAAAAAGGCAGGAGTTGAAGTAGACGAATCCTGTGAGGCAATAAACTGGGTTTATGATACAGATGAAGATATAGAAGCAATAGCAGCCGAAGTAGGAGTTTTATCTACAAAAGATGAAGATATAAGGTCTTTGAGAGAGCTTATCACTTATGGTGTAAAAGGTATGGCGGCTTATGCATATCACGCATATCAGCTGGGATACAAAGATGATAATATATTTAGGTTTATGGAGAAAGCTTTAGCTAAAGTTTTAGATGACAGCTTAACTGCAGATGATTATGTGGCTCTGGCTATGGAAACAGGAAAATATGGCGTTGATACAATGGCGCTCCTTGACAAAGCAAATACTTCGACTTATGGCCATCCTGAGATAACAAAAGTTAATATTGGTGTGAGAAATAATCCTGGAATATTGATAAGCGGTCATGATTTGAAAGACTTAGAGCAATTGTTGGAGCAAACTGCTGGTACAGGGGTAGATGTTTATACACATGGAGAAATGCTTCCTGCTCATTATTATCCAGCTTTTAAGAAATATACACATTTTGTTGGTAACTATGGAAATGCATGGTGGCAGCAGGATAAGGAGTTCGAGCTATTTAACGGACCAATTTTAATGACTACAAACTGCCTTGTACCTCCAAAGGATTCCTACAAGGATAGAGTTTATACTACAGGTGTTGTAGGCTTTGAGGGAGTAAAATACATTCCAGAAGGTCCAGACGGAAAGAAGGACTTTTCAGAAATAATTGAACATGCAAAGAGATGCAAGCCACCTGTGGAGATTGAAAGAGGGGAAATAATTGGAGGTTTTGCTCACAACCAAGTTTTAGAGCTGGCGGATAAAATTGTAGAAGCGGTAAAGACAGGAGCTATAAAGAGATTTTTCGTAATGGCAGGCTGTGACGGCAGAATGAAGAGCAGAACCTATTATACCGAATTTGCTAAAGCTCTTCCTAAAGATACAGTCATTTTAACTGCAGGCTGTGCAAAATACAGGTACAACAAGTTAAACCTTGGAGACATAAACGGAATTCCGAGAGTTTTAGACGCAGGACAGTGCAATGACTCTTACTCATTAGCTGTAATAGCCATGAAGCTTAAAGAAGTCTTTAGCTTAAGTGACATAAACGAGCTTCCTATTTCTTATAACATTGCATGGTATGAACAAAAGGCTGTTATAGTGCTTTTGGCACTTTTATACCTTGGAGTAAAAAATATTCATTTAGGGCCTACGCTTCCTGCTTTCTTATCGCCAAATGTCACAAAAGTATTAGTTGACAAATTTGGCATTGGTGGTATTACAAACGTAGAAGATGATATGAAAATGTTCATGGGTGAGTAA
- a CDS encoding helix-turn-helix domain-containing protein: protein MKKRRLTDFGKLVNDRLAELNMTQKELSRLIGTSEPYLSMILHGERSGKKYMDKIKEILKL from the coding sequence ATGAAAAAAAGAAGACTTACAGATTTTGGAAAGTTAGTGAATGACAGATTGGCAGAACTGAATATGACACAAAAAGAATTGTCGCGATTGATAGGTACCAGCGAGCCATATTTAAGCATGATTTTACATGGTGAAAGGTCAGGGAAAAAATATATGGATAAAATAAAGGAGATATTAAAACTTTAA
- a CDS encoding helix-turn-helix domain-containing protein translates to MDTVGERIKYARKKNNLTITALSKLTGLSVGNLSDLENNKSMPSSNALIKLKNALNVSIDWLLTGQQIEYIKEEEEKYLSREEFESISEKDKIIFKAFETLPEERKRDIEGYIKVSLNTTDLEKFIKKEKKV, encoded by the coding sequence ATGGATACAGTCGGCGAACGTATAAAATATGCTCGTAAAAAAAATAATTTAACTATAACAGCTTTGAGCAAACTCACAGGTTTATCTGTTGGAAATTTAAGTGACCTTGAAAATAACAAATCAATGCCTTCTTCCAATGCTTTGATAAAGTTAAAAAACGCCCTTAATGTTTCAATAGATTGGCTTCTTACTGGACAACAAATAGAATATATAAAAGAAGAAGAGGAAAAATACTTGTCGAGAGAAGAGTTTGAAAGCATCAGTGAAAAGGATAAAATAATTTTTAAAGCCTTTGAAACATTGCCTGAGGAAAGAAAGAGAGATATAGAAGGGTATATAAAAGTGAGTTTGAATACCACTGATTTAGAAAAGTTCATTAAAAAAGAAAAGAAAGTATAA
- the ku gene encoding non-homologous end joining protein Ku: MRSMWKGAISFGLVSIPIKLYTATEDHAIHFRQLHKECKSPIKYEKICPVCNRSVSDEEIVQGYEYEPGKFVIIDDEDLERIPMPTVKTIDIVDFTDIGQIDPIYYDKTYFIVPEDIGTKPYVLLRDSMKETNRVAIAKVVIRSKQNLACIRVYDEKYMVMETMHFPDEIKNANQLPPLREVSLQENEIKMAKQLIDTLTSDFKPEKYDDSYRKALIEMIESKIQDKDVEIPQKAPEADNVLDLVSALKASIESVKNEEKAKKGRKRKGA, encoded by the coding sequence ATGCGCTCGATGTGGAAAGGAGCTATAAGTTTTGGCCTTGTAAGTATCCCCATAAAACTGTATACCGCTACAGAAGACCATGCCATACATTTTAGGCAACTTCACAAAGAATGTAAATCCCCCATAAAATATGAAAAAATATGTCCTGTATGTAATAGATCCGTTTCAGATGAGGAAATAGTGCAAGGGTATGAATACGAACCAGGTAAATTTGTCATTATAGATGATGAAGATTTGGAAAGGATACCTATGCCAACAGTTAAAACCATTGATATAGTAGATTTTACCGATATAGGACAAATAGACCCCATATATTATGACAAAACATATTTCATTGTACCTGAAGATATTGGTACAAAGCCTTATGTACTTTTAAGAGATTCTATGAAAGAAACAAACCGAGTTGCAATAGCGAAAGTGGTAATTAGGTCAAAGCAAAATCTCGCATGCATACGAGTGTATGATGAAAAATACATGGTCATGGAAACAATGCATTTCCCTGATGAAATAAAAAACGCAAACCAGCTTCCTCCCTTAAGAGAAGTAAGCTTACAGGAAAATGAAATAAAAATGGCCAAACAACTTATTGATACTTTGACCTCCGATTTTAAACCCGAAAAATATGATGATAGCTACAGAAAAGCGTTAATTGAAATGATTGAGTCAAAGATACAGGACAAAGATGTAGAAATTCCCCAAAAAGCACCTGAAGCCGATAATGTTCTTGATTTAGTAAGTGCATTAAAAGCGAGTATTGAATCTGTAAAGAATGAAGAAAAAGCAAAAAAAGGACGCAAAAGAAAAGGCGCATAA
- the acpS gene encoding holo-ACP synthase, with translation MELFVGTDIVEVERIKKAFDANSKFLERLFTQREIEYFKSKRMKLPHIAGFFSAKESISKVLGTGISGFSWKDIEICHNEKGAPAVILKGKAKNIADKKGIKDIKLSISHTKTYAISCAIAIGGEKSDSADIKTDERS, from the coding sequence ATGGAACTGTTTGTGGGAACGGATATTGTAGAAGTTGAAAGGATAAAAAAAGCTTTTGATGCAAATTCTAAATTTTTGGAACGGTTATTTACTCAAAGAGAGATAGAGTATTTTAAGAGTAAAAGGATGAAATTACCTCATATAGCAGGTTTTTTTTCAGCAAAAGAAAGCATCTCAAAAGTCTTAGGAACAGGTATCAGCGGTTTTAGCTGGAAAGATATTGAAATATGTCACAATGAAAAAGGAGCCCCTGCCGTAATTTTAAAGGGGAAGGCTAAAAATATTGCAGACAAAAAGGGAATAAAGGATATAAAGCTGTCTATTTCTCATACAAAGACCTATGCTATAAGCTGTGCTATTGCTATTGGAGGTGAAAAAAGTGATAGTGCTGACATCAAAACAGATGAGAGAAGTTGA
- a CDS encoding DUF503 domain-containing protein has translation MIVSYCKIYLRANWVHSLKEKRMIVRSIVGKVKSHYNVSICEIENQNLHKSIVIGFSVCGSDAVLTNKIVQEVVDYIEENTDAYIENIEMDTINV, from the coding sequence ATGATTGTATCTTATTGTAAAATATATTTACGTGCAAATTGGGTTCATTCTTTAAAAGAAAAAAGAATGATTGTAAGAAGTATTGTAGGTAAAGTAAAAAGTCATTATAATGTTTCTATATGCGAAATAGAAAACCAAAATTTGCACAAATCAATTGTCATAGGTTTTTCAGTGTGTGGGAGTGATGCTGTTTTAACAAATAAAATAGTTCAAGAGGTTGTAGACTATATTGAAGAAAATACAGATGCTTATATAGAAAATATAGAAATGGATACAATAAATGTGTGA
- the ligD gene encoding non-homologous end-joining DNA ligase, producing the protein MSMIEEKISPMLASSSDPFDSPEWIYEVKWDGSRTIAFISNKTRLQDRRLVDITHQFPDLALLHKQIKAKEAILDGELVVLKNGKPSYKSIMSRKHQQNLVKINLLSKIIPVIFITWDILYLNGKSLVELPLIERKDILRKTVKENEIIKISDFIFEHGKMLFEETGKKGLEGIVAKKADSKYLIGKRSKLWLKSKHFIVINAVIIGYRTDKTALILGLYDEENNLINIGSCESGLSQKELKAFYEVAKEIKAPDNYYNFKEKNVQWLKPLLTCKVRFMEWSENMKMRAPSFIQFEYNVKPEECRFE; encoded by the coding sequence ATGTCTATGATAGAAGAAAAAATATCACCTATGCTGGCATCCAGTAGTGACCCTTTTGATAGCCCCGAATGGATATATGAAGTCAAATGGGATGGTTCAAGGACTATTGCTTTTATTTCAAATAAAACAAGACTTCAAGATAGAAGGCTTGTTGATATAACCCATCAGTTCCCAGATTTAGCATTACTTCATAAGCAAATAAAAGCAAAAGAAGCAATACTTGACGGTGAACTTGTAGTTTTAAAAAACGGCAAGCCCAGTTACAAAAGCATTATGTCGAGAAAGCATCAACAAAATTTAGTAAAAATAAATCTTTTAAGCAAGATAATACCCGTAATTTTCATAACATGGGATATATTATATTTAAACGGCAAATCTCTTGTAGAATTGCCACTTATAGAGAGAAAAGATATCCTTAGAAAAACAGTTAAAGAAAACGAGATCATAAAAATATCAGATTTTATATTTGAACATGGAAAAATGCTTTTTGAAGAGACAGGGAAAAAAGGACTTGAAGGAATTGTTGCCAAAAAAGCAGATTCAAAATATTTAATAGGAAAAAGGAGTAAACTCTGGCTTAAGTCAAAACATTTTATTGTAATAAATGCTGTTATTATAGGGTACAGAACTGACAAAACAGCCCTCATACTGGGGCTTTACGATGAGGAGAATAATTTAATAAACATAGGAAGTTGTGAATCAGGCTTATCCCAGAAGGAATTAAAAGCATTCTATGAAGTTGCCAAGGAGATAAAAGCCCCAGATAATTATTATAACTTTAAAGAAAAAAATGTGCAGTGGTTAAAACCCTTGCTAACATGTAAAGTGAGATTTATGGAATGGTCTGAAAACATGAAGATGAGGGCACCTTCTTTTATTCAATTTGAGTATAACGTAAAACCAGAAGAGTGCAGGTTTGAATAA
- a CDS encoding secondary thiamine-phosphate synthase enzyme YjbQ has protein sequence MVVLEINTPTREVMVDITDMVMQEIKKSGVVDGACVIFVPHTTAGITINENADPTVREDIMAALEKIVPNMRFKHMEGNSDAHIKASLMGSSVTLIIENGKPLLGTWQGIYFCEFDGPRRRRVYIKCLK, from the coding sequence ATGGTTGTTTTGGAGATAAATACACCGACAAGGGAAGTTATGGTGGATATTACTGATATGGTAATGCAAGAAATTAAAAAATCTGGCGTTGTTGATGGGGCTTGTGTTATCTTTGTGCCCCATACAACAGCGGGAATTACAATAAACGAAAATGCGGATCCAACTGTAAGAGAAGATATAATGGCAGCCTTAGAAAAAATAGTTCCTAATATGCGTTTTAAACACATGGAAGGCAATTCTGATGCGCATATAAAGGCGTCTCTTATGGGAAGTTCAGTAACTTTAATTATTGAAAATGGAAAACCCCTTTTGGGAACTTGGCAGGGTATTTACTTTTGTGAGTTTGATGGTCCAAGGAGAAGAAGAGTGTATATTAAGTGTTTGAAGTGA
- a CDS encoding peroxiredoxin: MEAMDSILRTCLPQIGAPAPDFKANSTFGPIKLSDYRGKWIVLFSHPGDFTPVCTTEFIAFTQVYTSFVERNVQLIGLSVDSNPSHLAWVQNIYKNTGIEIPFPIIEDKDMKIAKLYGMISPAESSTSTIRAVFVIDDKQILRLILYYPLEMGRNIQEIIRIIDALQTVDKYKVLAPANWYPGMPVIVPPPKTYAELKERVKNIEGYNCTDWYLCYKKV, translated from the coding sequence ATGGAAGCAATGGATAGCATACTAAGAACTTGCCTCCCCCAAATAGGAGCACCAGCCCCAGATTTCAAAGCTAATAGCACTTTTGGCCCTATAAAATTATCCGATTATAGAGGTAAATGGATTGTACTATTTTCACATCCAGGAGATTTTACGCCTGTTTGCACTACTGAATTTATAGCTTTTACACAAGTTTATACCAGTTTTGTAGAGAGAAATGTACAATTGATAGGATTAAGTGTAGACAGCAATCCTTCCCATTTAGCTTGGGTACAAAATATATACAAAAATACTGGTATAGAAATTCCTTTCCCTATAATAGAAGATAAAGATATGAAAATAGCAAAATTGTACGGAATGATATCCCCCGCAGAAAGTTCTACAAGTACTATTAGAGCTGTATTTGTAATTGATGACAAACAGATACTTCGCCTTATACTGTATTATCCTCTCGAAATGGGTAGAAACATCCAAGAAATAATACGAATTATTGATGCACTGCAAACAGTAGATAAATACAAGGTTTTAGCACCCGCCAACTGGTATCCGGGTATGCCTGTCATTGTTCCACCTCCAAAAACTTATGCCGAACTTAAAGAAAGAGTTAAAAACATTGAAGGATATAATTGTACTGACTGGTATTTATGTTATAAAAAAGTTTAA
- a CDS encoding bifunctional ADP-dependent NAD(P)H-hydrate dehydratase/NAD(P)H-hydrate epimerase translates to MIVLTSKQMREVEKIAIEKIGIPSIGLMENAGRETALEVKKILEEGNLNSVIVISGKGNNGGDGYVVARNLYNWGIDVKVFLTTSLGAISGDAKVNLDAIINMGIYVAEIIQREHLKFLEKTIKDSDVIVDAIYGIGLKGEISGITKEIIEMINQANKIVVSVDVPSGLNADTGKVEGCAVRATKTVTMQFLKPGLLVYPGADYAGEVRVAEIGIPYRLAAEVGYNYNLVTSEDVKLPKRHGNTHKGDYGKALIIAGSKNMTGAAYLCAKSAIKAGCGLVKLVVPQSVQSVIQGGLYEVITYGLAEKNGILSYDALSSVLKLIEESDAIAIGPGLTHDRDIPQLVYDIVKNTDKPVVLDADALNALVGRLEVIQGKKIILTPHYGEMSRLTGLTIDEIKNNLFEVAKTFIDRYKVTLVLKGAKTVIATKEGSIYINSTGNPGMATAGSGDVLTGMIAAFLAQGFSEEKAAIYGVFYHGKAGDIAKEYVEEYGMTAMDILEDIPEALKCGL, encoded by the coding sequence GTGATAGTGCTGACATCAAAACAGATGAGAGAAGTTGAAAAAATAGCTATAGAAAAAATAGGAATTCCTTCTATAGGTTTAATGGAGAATGCGGGAAGAGAAACAGCGCTAGAGGTAAAAAAGATTTTAGAGGAGGGGAATTTAAACTCTGTAATAGTTATATCGGGGAAGGGGAATAATGGTGGAGATGGTTATGTAGTAGCTAGAAATCTTTATAATTGGGGAATCGATGTAAAAGTATTTTTAACTACAAGTTTAGGTGCTATTTCAGGGGATGCAAAAGTAAATTTAGATGCAATCATAAATATGGGAATTTATGTAGCGGAAATTATTCAAAGAGAACATCTGAAATTTTTAGAAAAAACTATTAAAGACAGCGATGTGATTGTGGACGCAATTTACGGAATTGGGCTTAAAGGAGAAATAAGCGGCATAACAAAAGAGATTATAGAAATGATAAACCAAGCCAATAAAATTGTGGTATCTGTCGATGTTCCTTCTGGATTAAATGCTGATACAGGTAAAGTAGAAGGATGCGCTGTTAGGGCTACTAAAACAGTTACCATGCAATTTCTAAAGCCAGGCTTATTAGTGTATCCGGGTGCCGATTATGCAGGAGAAGTTCGTGTTGCTGAAATAGGGATTCCTTACCGGTTAGCAGCAGAGGTAGGTTATAATTATAACCTTGTGACTTCAGAGGATGTAAAGCTTCCAAAACGTCATGGAAATACTCATAAAGGTGATTATGGTAAAGCTTTGATTATAGCTGGTTCAAAAAATATGACAGGGGCCGCATATTTGTGTGCTAAAAGCGCTATTAAGGCAGGTTGCGGATTGGTGAAATTAGTGGTTCCACAAAGTGTGCAATCTGTAATTCAAGGAGGACTTTATGAGGTTATAACCTATGGATTAGCTGAGAAAAATGGTATTTTATCCTACGATGCTTTAAGCAGTGTACTTAAGTTAATAGAGGAAAGTGATGCTATTGCTATAGGACCAGGGCTGACTCATGATAGAGATATTCCACAATTGGTATATGACATTGTAAAAAATACGGATAAGCCTGTAGTTTTAGATGCTGATGCTCTCAATGCTTTGGTAGGAAGATTGGAAGTTATACAAGGTAAAAAAATTATTCTAACTCCCCATTATGGGGAAATGTCAAGATTGACAGGCCTCACGATTGATGAGATTAAGAATAATCTTTTTGAAGTAGCAAAAACTTTTATTGATAGGTACAAAGTGACACTTGTACTTAAAGGTGCTAAAACTGTAATAGCGACAAAAGAAGGAAGCATATATATAAATAGCACAGGCAATCCCGGGATGGCAACTGCTGGCAGTGGAGACGTTCTAACAGGGATGATTGCGGCTTTTTTGGCTCAAGGATTTAGCGAAGAAAAAGCGGCAATTTATGGGGTGTTTTATCATGGGAAGGCAGGAGATATTGCTAAAGAATATGTGGAAGAGTATGGAATGACAGCGATGGATATCCTTGAGGACATTCCAGAGGCTCTTAAATGTGGTTTATAA
- a CDS encoding DUF6514 family protein yields the protein MYYRKVSEYISTREEARRNITTHYTVVMSEISVFNGKEEVKLPSYGIKILQEIFDGEKEKIEIIEEKVINISPYFEKVDKLAQFFKEMTVSPVHLYEVIDDMCEDYISDYDRQAKLCKVAI from the coding sequence ATGTATTACAGGAAAGTGAGCGAGTACATATCGACAAGGGAGGAAGCAAGGAGAAACATAACTACTCACTACACAGTGGTCATGTCAGAAATAAGTGTTTTTAACGGAAAGGAGGAAGTAAAATTGCCGTCGTATGGGATCAAAATTCTTCAAGAAATTTTTGATGGAGAAAAGGAGAAAATTGAAATAATAGAAGAAAAAGTGATAAATATAAGCCCTTACTTTGAAAAAGTGGACAAGCTAGCACAATTCTTTAAAGAAATGACAGTATCGCCTGTTCATCTGTATGAAGTAATTGACGATATGTGTGAAGATTATATAAGTGACTATGATAGACAAGCTAAATTGTGTAAGGTTGCTATTTAA
- a CDS encoding serine hydrolase, which produces MELNGGIKLKNIKKILSWILIIAIVVLIPIFSYARNLPKFTFGSRLLYSGAYGTDVEELQAMLNKAGFDTGTVDGIFGKMTLNGVLDFQRCKNLVPDGIVGPKTYAALETVSWADPIVYSVKPGDNLYFIAKRHGTNVQNIMDANGLNDGDSLYVGQKILIPHPPVEVPQQLNNATNYQELKNNIQALISEYPGKYGVYFIDLNTGQTFEINGYDSFIAASTYKVPLNFYLYTLITDGKIDPNMKVQYTQADYEGGAGSIQADPVGSYYTIRELSRRSIEESDNIASNMIMRVVGRDNYIKFMESLGANVIPYNSNVTSPRDMRMYMENLLNYVKAHPDTAGELMYYLKNTIYNDRISYPIPDEIEVAHKIGNLSNVVNDTAIVFHPTKPYILTVLANNVDGSDDSYAYTVIRQISKMVYDFQSR; this is translated from the coding sequence ATGGAGTTGAATGGGGGGATAAAATTGAAGAATATAAAAAAGATACTTTCATGGATTCTTATTATTGCTATTGTTGTATTGATACCTATATTTTCGTATGCAAGAAATCTTCCAAAATTCACTTTTGGGTCAAGGCTTTTATATAGCGGGGCGTATGGAACTGATGTAGAAGAATTACAAGCTATGTTAAATAAAGCGGGATTTGATACAGGTACTGTTGATGGCATATTTGGTAAAATGACATTAAATGGAGTTTTAGACTTTCAAAGGTGCAAGAATCTTGTGCCAGATGGAATTGTAGGTCCTAAGACATATGCTGCTCTTGAAACTGTTTCCTGGGCTGACCCGATAGTTTACTCTGTCAAACCAGGTGACAACTTATACTTTATAGCAAAGCGCCATGGAACGAATGTCCAAAATATAATGGATGCAAATGGATTAAATGATGGGGATAGTTTATATGTTGGGCAAAAGATTTTAATTCCTCATCCGCCTGTTGAAGTGCCGCAGCAATTGAACAATGCTACAAATTATCAAGAACTTAAAAATAACATTCAGGCATTAATATCTGAATATCCTGGTAAATACGGAGTTTACTTTATTGACTTAAATACAGGGCAAACTTTTGAAATAAACGGTTATGATTCGTTTATTGCGGCAAGCACTTATAAAGTACCTCTTAACTTTTACCTTTATACTCTTATAACCGATGGAAAAATAGACCCTAATATGAAAGTGCAATACACTCAAGCTGACTATGAAGGGGGTGCTGGTTCTATACAGGCAGACCCTGTTGGAAGTTATTATACTATAAGAGAGCTTTCAAGACGTTCGATTGAAGAGAGTGATAATATAGCATCAAATATGATTATGAGAGTTGTAGGGCGGGATAACTATATAAAATTCATGGAAAGCTTGGGAGCAAATGTAATACCTTATAACAGCAATGTTACTTCCCCAAGAGATATGAGAATGTATATGGAAAATCTCTTAAATTATGTGAAGGCTCATCCGGATACAGCTGGAGAATTGATGTATTATCTCAAAAATACCATATACAACGATAGAATATCATATCCAATACCTGATGAAATAGAAGTAGCACACAAAATAGGCAACCTTTCAAATGTTGTAAATGACACTGCAATAGTTTTTCATCCCACAAAGCCTTATATCTTGACGGTCTTGGCAAACAATGTAGATGGGTCAGATGATTCTTATGCATATACTGTAATAAGGCAAATATCAAAGATGGTTTACGATTTCCAAAGCAGGTAA